The window GCTGCAACAGTTAGACATAGGAGGAGAAGAGTTTGTAGCCTCGTGTACTTGACCTTcttcctaaaaataaataacaaccaTTAAATTTCACAAAATGAACAAGATAACtttaaatacaaaacaaaataacaaggGTGTGAGAGCGTAACTAAGCATACCAGTGGAGGTTGTGATTCTCGAGTGACAAAAATGTGAATCTCAAGATTTAgtttatttgagaaaaatggACAAATTAATTCCATATCATTGGTAGAAAGAAGAGGAAGCTCGTTTGATCTTTTCACAGCCCAAACAATTAAGATGTTTCGAGGCAAACAAGGTTTTCCTTCCCTAGTACGATGGAGAATGTCACTCAAGATAGCCAGAAATGGTGAAATTCCTATGCCACCTGCAACTAAAATAAGGTTTTCATACCTAGAGAATCAAATGGTGAAGTCAGTTCATAAAATGGGAGATAATATGAAACTTAAAATTAAGCTTGATATCTAGTAAATTCTAGTGGAATTGACTCTTTGGGTGCATACATCAAGTAATATGGTAATTCATGACCATAAGGCCCCTCAACAGAAGCTGTTATCTTTGTTTGAGGCCAGAGATGTAGGTCAGCTCCAGAACTATTCAAGATATTTCCTCTAAGATTTTCTGTCCATTCCCCAATAACCTTTATGAGAACAGATAGATGATATTTACCATCTAAAGGACTAGATGAAACACTGAAAGGATGCCACTGTAGCCAAGATAATTCCCgaatttgaaggaaaataaaACTGAGGGCATTGTACCGTAGATCTACATTGTCAAGGAAAAATGTCACAGCTATggtaacaacaaaaaaaacaaggaaACTACAAATTTGTGGGGAACTAGTATTACTTGGAGGTTTTGAAAGCATCAATTCCACAGTCCCACAAGGAAGGCACTTGATTGAAATTATATCAACAGTCTTTCGTGATTGGCAGATTCTCAAAAAACGATCtagaatgaaaagaaatattCCTCCAGCAGATACACCGAAAATGAAATGCCCAACATGCAAAGCTAAAAAGACAACGAAGATTACATATAGTTGATGAGTGTAGAAGAACAACTCAAACTTCTTCTTTCTCACTGGATAAAGTGATGTCATCCACATTAGTAGACCGATTGCCAGACTTATAACACCTGGAAAATGACCAACACCGAGATCTACCCACATCAACGTCTGCATTAAACAATTAGAGATATAAGCAATGTCATATTCATATGACCTTATATTTCTTTCCATGAAGATGAAGGTATTTTTAGATACATTctatgaaggaagaaaaagcaTATGGTTTAGCCATTGACAAGGGTTACGAAGGAGATGGGTTTCTCGTCTTTCTTCTGTGTGATGCTACTCGATGAATTAACTTACCTCTCGATTAAGTCTTGAAGAAGAGGATGAAATTAGTTACAACCTAGTTCTACACAATTTAAAAATGGCTTGAATAGAAATTGGAACAAATTCTGTGTGATGAGCATCAAATTAATTAGAGATATAAATAAACACATATCagcttggcttcttccaaaACCAAGGAGACATTCTGACCCACACATGCATACAAAAATACCAAACATTACATAAGCTAAAAAATTATGACTACAAGCCAAGACTAATGGGACTCACTTCTATgctcatgttttttttttatcatgaaCTAGTTAGAATCATGAATGTTGTCACATGAGTAAGATAACATGGACAAGAGCCAAAGGTCATCAAACAAGTCAAGTCAATGACTTGTAAGTTAACACCATGCTTTCATAGTTTGTGTGTGCTAAGTAATTATCCGTGACCATATCATTGaatcaagaagaagatatattaaaaaaaaaaaaaaaaaaaaaaaaaaaaaaaaaaaaaaagaaagaagaagaagaagatatttttAGCAACAATTAGTATACAATCACCAAACAACCTTAGCAAGAATATCAATATGATCTATCCAATAATCAAGAGTTGTTGAAGTAGAAGAATTTGCGTCATAACATAAACGGTTGTTGACAGGTGTTTTAACcacaaaaaatcacaaaatccCATTCTAGAATTGTTTATAGTGCCGTGCTTGTGTCTTTGAATAATCACCatgttatctatatatatatatatatatatatatatatctaaaaactaaagcataatatttattatcGCTACGCTTCAGCTAAGCCACATCAGCAACCCtgtcattatcattttttccaattttttttacaattttttaacatttaaagcgaattaaaaactctattatattacaatcaaaatatcatatttatcttatttttaactattcttatttattattaaattttcaattccatttaacttttcatattccCACTACTCTCTACCTTAACTAtcttcaacctttctcattccatttcaacttttcataCCCCCACTACTCTCTACCATAATATCACTATTCTTCTATGCATTTATCTTCCTTAATTTTTTGCTCTTCCTATTCTTATCCttatactataaatttgtcattccaTCTCTCATTCCATGCATAATTTTCTATCTTTCCACACACaaaatgctctctctctctctctctctctctctctctatttttattttatttttaagtttttggtatatatttttatttttcttgcatcttcactttaggttgatgaacttttgtattctttagaattCTCCTTTGGGTtgatatgattttgttttgtgttttatgttgttatcttttttatcttcattgattgttaaatgttatcctattgcattatgaagatattatataaaaatataatattattttattacttagcataaataaaataatttggtatttattgctatacatttcatttttactatttttctttctcatcttattttattcaacatttaaattcagcaACATCCttcatatcattaaattatttatattttgtcttattttaaaaaaaaaattaaatagataaatttttatttaaattcaataaataaaaattgttcttataaaGTCTTCCCATGAAATGTTACAATGcatcaatggaaaaatgaaatacaaaagaaacacaaacttagaaacactaaattaataataataataatatgaaacCAAACATAATATGAAAAAACTAGTAGTTACGGATATACTAACTTAATGGAAGCAAAATagagtgaaaaaataaataaaagtaaatgttATGGTACATATTTAGTACATTAGAATTATCATTAAATTTGGAAAAACAATAAGACGTCAACagagaaacaaagagagagagagagatttatggATAATAAAGTATagacagagaaagaaaaaaataaaaataaaaaatcaaacttcaatttgtaaCTTTTAATTAGAAATCGGAGAGAATGATAGGAGgagtaaagaataaaataaagataaccTCACGGAGGACATCAAAAactttacttttacttttattttggtcaatttttttatttttcttacatctCTACTTtaaattgatgaatttttgtacCATTTAGAATTCAACTTTTGGTTGATatggtttatttttttgttttacgtttttttttttttttatctttaattattAAATGTTGTTCTATTACATTATgaataataaatagaaaaatttaaccaaataattatgaataaaacaGCCAAACCAGAAGGTAGCGGCGTAAAGGATCATTTTCAAAAAGAGTCaaatcaaattaacaaaaataacaattatTACTGCTGCACAGCATATCCCCATCTGTAAGTCTTGAAACTCTgctttattattaaataatatctCTAGTCTTATCATTcccatttttacattttcaATTGCTGTTTCCCTTTCCGTTGCATTCTTTttgcgtgtgtgtatatatatatcaagggGATAATTCAACTTTCAGTAGTGATTAGAAATATACTCTTCCTTTGGCAAACAAACTAACAAGTATAtgcttataaataaaaaactaacaaatatatatataaggaaaagaGAAACACATATGTATAAATATGGctatgcaaaagaaaaagaattacacCCTTAGCACTCACATTTTTTAGAAGGTTTCCCTCAATTGTCCATGAAATTAGATAGAGTAGTCCATGGAGAGTAAACAGTAGCATAGTGAGATGTCCAAGCCACACATGATATCTTATAGCTTGCTCGAAAGGGATATTTATAAGGCGGAGAAGAACTGATCCCCTTGCAACCGGAAGAAACAAAAAAGCGAAGCAATCTAATCCGATAGAACCAAGGCGAAGTCCCAGATTATTCAAAATGAAACAActgaaaatttcaacaaaaaaaaaaaaaaaaactaggaatCTCAACCAGTGGAAACCAATCTTCATGTACTGACGAAAAAGAactctaaaaaatttaaagggaaAATGCACACTCTGaagaatttaaatttctcatATACAACATGTTTTATGATTGCAAAGAGATGAGTTCAGATCAGTGACAATGACTTGTAGTTTGAAAGCTCTCAAACGGTGTCATTGGAGCTGTAACAAAGTTTGTTAAATTAGTTTTAGTTATT of the Quercus robur chromosome 10, dhQueRobu3.1, whole genome shotgun sequence genome contains:
- the LOC126701789 gene encoding ferric reduction oxidase 7, chloroplastic-like isoform X3; the encoded protein is MAVDDILHTSQHPLLHSNGAHANNNNNKKNINSVSLAKWVLKFTMWIVFLAWIALFFVIPTDFGSELYADWLDATSGSLFGYTGSLLLLYSAPIIIIAFLAVPYLLICEEDQLQLQLQEKKTPRFRLWTFPVLVDGPLGVVSAAELIGIILFIVFVIWDVYVYTAVILGTLPDYLIPVEKCCFILNNLGLRLGSIGLDCFAFLFLPVARGSVLLRLINIPFEQAIRYHVWLGHLTMLLFTLHGLLYLISWTIEGNLLKNTLMWVDLGVGHFPGVISLAIGLLMWMTSLYPVRKKKFELFFYTHQLYVIFVVFLALHVGHFIFGVSAGGIFLFILDRFLRICQSRKTVDIISIKCLPCGTVELMLSKPPSNTSSPQICSFLVFFVVTIAVTFFLDNVDLRYNALSFIFLQIRELSWLQWHPFSVSSSPLDGKYHLSVLIKVIGEWTENLRGNILNSSGADLHLWPQTKITASVEGPYGHELPYYLMYENLILVAGGIGISPFLAILSDILHRTREGKPCLPRNILIVWAVKRSNELPLLSTNDMELICPFFSNKLNLEIHIFVTRESQPPLKVKYTRLQTLLLLCLTVAACQFWLVQEIIYGLDYILSRLH
- the LOC126701789 gene encoding ferric reduction oxidase 7, chloroplastic-like isoform X2, whose protein sequence is MAVDDILHTSQHPLLHSNGAHANNNNNKKNINSVSLAKWVLKFTMWIVFLAWIALFFVIPTDFGSELYADWLDATSGSLFGYTGSLLLLYSAPIIIIAFLAVPYLLICEEDQLQLQLQEKKTPRFRLWTFPVLVDGPLGVVSAAELIGIILFIVFVIWDVYVYTAVILGTLPDYLIPVEKCCFILNNLGLRLGSIGLDCFAFLFLPVARGSVLLRLINIPFEQAIRYHVWLGHLTMLLFTLHGLLYLISWTIEGNLLKNTLMWVDLGVGHFPGVISLAIGLLMWMTSLYPVRKKKFELFFYTHQLYVIFVVFLALHVGHFIFGVSAGGIFLFILDRFLRICQSRKTVDIISIKCLPCGTVELMLSKPPNLRYNALSFIFLQIRELSWLQWHPFSVSSSPLDGKYHLSVLIKVIGEWTENLRGNILNSSGADLHLWPQTKITASVEGPYGHELPYYLMYENLILVAGGIGISPFLAILSDILHRTREGKPCLPRNILIVWAVKRSNELPLLSTNDMELICPFFSNKLNLEIHIFVTRESQPPLEEGQVHEATNSSPPMSNCCSMSVLVGTGNNIWFGLYIISSTLGFVILLFLLDIFYINPYEISSWSYKGLLLVICMLASVFIFGGVMVGLWHFWERRNAAREACKDDRIILEKMQHNEIVAHNDSCQQKLASSISTYYGSRPDFKDIFGDISEKWGCVDVGVIVCGPPSLQTSVAKETRSQNIRRQRHHPIFHFNSHSFDV
- the LOC126701789 gene encoding ferric reduction oxidase 7, chloroplastic-like isoform X1; protein product: MAVDDILHTSQHPLLHSNGAHANNNNNKKNINSVSLAKWVLKFTMWIVFLAWIALFFVIPTDFGSELYADWLDATSGSLFGYTGSLLLLYSAPIIIIAFLAVPYLLICEEDQLQLQLQEKKTPRFRLWTFPVLVDGPLGVVSAAELIGIILFIVFVIWDVYVYTAVILGTLPDYLIPVEKCCFILNNLGLRLGSIGLDCFAFLFLPVARGSVLLRLINIPFEQAIRYHVWLGHLTMLLFTLHGLLYLISWTIEGNLLKNTLMWVDLGVGHFPGVISLAIGLLMWMTSLYPVRKKKFELFFYTHQLYVIFVVFLALHVGHFIFGVSAGGIFLFILDRFLRICQSRKTVDIISIKCLPCGTVELMLSKPPSNTSSPQICSFLVFFVVTIAVTFFLDNVDLRYNALSFIFLQIRELSWLQWHPFSVSSSPLDGKYHLSVLIKVIGEWTENLRGNILNSSGADLHLWPQTKITASVEGPYGHELPYYLMYENLILVAGGIGISPFLAILSDILHRTREGKPCLPRNILIVWAVKRSNELPLLSTNDMELICPFFSNKLNLEIHIFVTRESQPPLEEGQVHEATNSSPPMSNCCSMSVLVGTGNNIWFGLYIISSTLGFVILLFLLDIFYINPYEISSWSYKGLLLVICMLASVFIFGGVMVGLWHFWERRNAAREACKDDRIILEKMQHNEIVAHNDSCQQKLASSISTYYGSRPDFKDIFGDISEKWGCVDVGVIVCGPPSLQTSVAKETRSQNIRRQRHHPIFHFNSHSFDV